The nucleotide window CAGTCGACGGTGTAGTCGTTACGGCCTTCCTGGGCATGCCGGATGAAGTCGCCGCGCAGCTTGGCGCGGGTGGTCTGCGGCGGCACCGACTTGGCCCGGAAGACGGCCGGGTCGGTGGTCACTCGGGCCGCCGAACCGCGCCGCTCCAGGAGGGTGAACAGTCCGCGACCGCGGCGGATGTCGTGGTAGGCCAGATCGAGTTGGGCGATCCTGGGATCGGCCAGACTCAGCCGGTGCTTGGCCGCGTACGCGTCCAGCAGTTTGAGCTTGATCGCCCAGTCGATCTCGGTGTCGATCAGGCTGAGCTTGTCCTCCGCGACCGCACGGACGGCACGTTCCCACAGATCCAGCACCCGCATCGTGGCCGCCGTCTCCAGACCGCGGGCGGTGACGAACTCGGACACCTTCTCCAGATAGGCGGTCTGCAGATCCAGCGCGGTGATCTTGCGTCCGTTGGCCAGCGAGACCAGTACCCGTCCGGTCCGGTCCCGGCTGATGTCGCGGATGGCCCGGATCGGGTTCTCGCAGGTCAGGTCGCGGATCGGCACCCCGGCCTCGACCAGCCGCAGCACCAACTCGGTGGCGCCGACCTTGAGCAGCGTGGTGGTCTCGCTCATGTTGGAGTCGCCGACGATCACGTGCAGCCGGCGATAGCGCTCCGGGTCGGCATGCGGCTCGTCCCGGGTGTTGATGATCGGCCGTGACCGGGTGGTGGCACTGGACACCGACTCCCAGATGTGTTCGGCCCGCTGGGACACCGAATACTCCGCGCCCCGTACGGTCTGCAGCACCTTGCCGGCGCCGCAGATCAACTGCCGCGACACCAGGAACGGCACCAGCACGTCGGTGATCTTGGAGAAGTCGCCGATCCTGCTGATCAAGTAGTTCTCGTGGCAGCCGTAGGAGTTGCCGTGGCTGTCGGTGTTGTTCTTGAACAGATAGATGTCGCCGGTGATCCCCTCGGCCGCCAACCGTTGCTCGGCGTCGATGATCAAGTCCTCCAGGATCCTCATCCCGGCCGTGTCGTGGGCGATCAAGGTGTCAAGATCATCACACTCTGCGGTGGCGTACTCGGGATGCGATCCGACGTCGAGGTAGATCCGGGATCCGTTACGCAGAAAGACATTGCTGGATCGGCCCCAGGTGACCACCCGGCGGAACAGATAGCGCGCGACCTCGTCCGGCGTGAGCCGTCGGCTACCGCCGGAGGTGCAGGCAACGCCGTACTCCGTCTCCAGTCCGAAGATCCGCCGATCCATGCCGCTGCCCCGTCGTTACCTGTTGATCAAGTCGAGTAGTTTGCCGAGTTCGTCGCGATCAAGATCACGTAGCTCGCCGGGCTTCAGGTTGCCGAGTTTCACCGGTCCGATGGCAACTCGGGACAGCCGGCGAACCGGGTGACCGACCGAATCCAACATCCGTCGCACGATCCGGTTTCTCCCTTCGTGCAGAGTGACGGTCACCATGCTACGTTCCGCGGTGGTCGAAACGAGGCGAATCTCGTCGGCGCGTACCGGACCGTCATCCAAGATCACCGGCCGGCGCAGCTTGTGCAGCGTCGCCCGGTCCATCGCACCGGCGACCTCGGCCACGTAGGTCTTGGAGATCTCGTACGAGGGATGGGCCAGCCGATGTGCGAACTCGCCGTCGTTGGTGAGGATCAGCAGGCCCTCGGTGTCGGCGTCCAGCCGGCCGACGTGGAACAGCCGCTCCTTGCGGCCCTCGACGTACTGCGCCAGGGTTGGCCGGCCCTCCGGATCGTCCAGCGTGGAGACCACGCCGCGCGGTTTGTTGAACGCCAGATAGACATGCCGCCGCGGTGGCGGGATCCGGGCGCCGTCGACGCGGATCACGTCGGTCTGCGGATCGACCCGCATGCCCTGGGTGTCGACGGTCTTGCCGTTGACCTCAACCCGTCCCTCGGCGATCATCTGTTCGCTGGCTCGCCGGGACGCGATGCCGGCGGCGGCCAGCACCTTCTGCAGCCGGACCCCGTCGACGTGCTCGCCGTTGGTCATCCGCGCTGCTCCTGTCCGGATTCGTCGAGCTGGTGGTCGCGGTCGAGTTCCGGCCCTTCGACGGGCTCAGGGACCTCTCCCGTGCCGGGGTCGGGGACGACGGCGAGCTGGCCGAGCTCGGCCTCCAGTTCGGTCGCCTCGGGCAGGTACGGGGCCAGCTCCGGGAGGTCGTCCAGCGACTGCAACCCCATCCGTTCCAGGAAGTAGTCGGTGGTGGCGAACAGGGTCGCTCCGGAATCCTCGGCGCCGATCTCGGCGATCAGCTCGCGGGCCAGCAGCGTCCGCATCACGCCGTCGACGCTCACGCCACGTACCGCGGACACCCGCGACCGGCTGACCGGCTGCAGGTAGGCGATCACCGCGAGCGTCTCCAACGCCGCCTGGGAGAGCTTGGCCTGCTGGCCCTGCAGCACGTAGCCGCTGAGCAACTCGGCGTGCTCATCCCGGGTGTAGTAGCGCCAGCCGCCGGCGACCGAGCGCAA belongs to Microlunatus elymi and includes:
- a CDS encoding pseudouridine synthase; translated protein: MTNGEHVDGVRLQKVLAAAGIASRRASEQMIAEGRVEVNGKTVDTQGMRVDPQTDVIRVDGARIPPPRRHVYLAFNKPRGVVSTLDDPEGRPTLAQYVEGRKERLFHVGRLDADTEGLLILTNDGEFAHRLAHPSYEISKTYVAEVAGAMDRATLHKLRRPVILDDGPVRADEIRLVSTTAERSMVTVTLHEGRNRIVRRMLDSVGHPVRRLSRVAIGPVKLGNLKPGELRDLDRDELGKLLDLINR
- the scpB gene encoding SMC-Scp complex subunit ScpB — encoded protein: MATEPVEGPDPQPDDALIDAPPTRSPEQLQSALEALLLIADEPVSETALAAALNTPTGAVADALAELVRFYDETGRGFELRSVAGGWRYYTRDEHAELLSGYVLQGQQAKLSQAALETLAVIAYLQPVSRSRVSAVRGVSVDGVMRTLLARELIAEIGAEDSGATLFATTDYFLERMGLQSLDDLPELAPYLPEATELEAELGQLAVVPDPGTGEVPEPVEGPELDRDHQLDESGQEQRG
- the pafA gene encoding Pup--protein ligase — encoded protein: MDRRIFGLETEYGVACTSGGSRRLTPDEVARYLFRRVVTWGRSSNVFLRNGSRIYLDVGSHPEYATAECDDLDTLIAHDTAGMRILEDLIIDAEQRLAAEGITGDIYLFKNNTDSHGNSYGCHENYLISRIGDFSKITDVLVPFLVSRQLICGAGKVLQTVRGAEYSVSQRAEHIWESVSSATTRSRPIINTRDEPHADPERYRRLHVIVGDSNMSETTTLLKVGATELVLRLVEAGVPIRDLTCENPIRAIRDISRDRTGRVLVSLANGRKITALDLQTAYLEKVSEFVTARGLETAATMRVLDLWERAVRAVAEDKLSLIDTEIDWAIKLKLLDAYAAKHRLSLADPRIAQLDLAYHDIRRGRGLFTLLERRGSAARVTTDPAVFRAKSVPPQTTRAKLRGDFIRHAQEGRNDYTVDWVHLKLNDQAQRTVLCKDPFAATDERVDRLIASMRS